The following are from one region of the Deltaproteobacteria bacterium genome:
- a CDS encoding glutamate synthase-related protein has product MPKKYHLKPKPAPTRFVTPGPFGIIEGDGCLNCANCVKKFCVYSVFRKRKFDSHQLFDTADSLCKNCFRCVQGCYGRILSQSANPEFWSLGDDYWTPEIIASNQGQAETGKIPVSGGGYGGPFTGPGFDSMWTDMSEIVRPTRDGIHGREYISTSVELGRVLKPVPFHSKAESSPDPSLKPSPQLGEFPDMGSSPRVETSVPIIFDLLPFHSFNFPVRLALAQAARETNTLMVIRAEDMEEDLWPLASHLVPLLPSGPAPSLAPMITRVRMVQVSFTSIAEVEERVKEIKKINPGVVVSVRLILDPQSEENVVALEGAGIEVLHLLADERGRERQTSSPRFIKDLIRSIHLRLVTEEKRDGLSLIFGGGIAMAEHVAKAIICGTDAVSIAIPFLLAWECRLCGKCGRGMSCPVEVEKIDPDWGRQRITNLIAAWHGQLLEVLGAMGLRDIRRLRGEVGRAIFLEEIEKETFSQIFGEPVKKSALREEIIHALAS; this is encoded by the coding sequence ATGCCCAAGAAATATCATTTAAAACCCAAACCGGCACCGACCCGGTTTGTTACTCCGGGTCCTTTCGGGATCATCGAAGGGGACGGATGTCTGAACTGCGCCAACTGTGTTAAAAAATTTTGCGTCTATTCCGTTTTCCGGAAACGCAAGTTTGATTCGCATCAGCTGTTCGATACCGCAGATTCACTTTGTAAAAATTGTTTCCGGTGCGTTCAGGGATGCTATGGCCGGATTCTCTCCCAAAGCGCCAACCCTGAATTTTGGTCCTTAGGGGACGATTACTGGACTCCAGAGATTATCGCCAGTAACCAGGGCCAAGCGGAGACGGGGAAAATTCCAGTTTCTGGAGGAGGCTACGGAGGACCTTTTACCGGGCCTGGTTTTGACAGCATGTGGACAGATATGTCCGAGATCGTTCGCCCCACCCGCGATGGCATCCATGGGCGTGAATATATCAGCACTTCCGTCGAGCTCGGTCGGGTTCTGAAACCCGTCCCCTTTCATTCCAAGGCGGAATCTTCGCCGGATCCTTCTCTGAAACCATCCCCGCAATTGGGGGAATTTCCCGATATGGGGTCTTCCCCCCGGGTGGAAACATCCGTTCCCATCATTTTTGACCTTCTTCCCTTCCATTCTTTCAACTTTCCCGTTCGTTTAGCTTTGGCCCAAGCGGCCCGCGAAACGAATACTTTGATGGTCATCAGAGCTGAAGATATGGAAGAAGACTTGTGGCCGCTGGCCAGTCACCTTGTTCCCCTGCTACCCTCTGGGCCGGCGCCAAGCCTGGCTCCAATGATAACCAGGGTAAGGATGGTCCAGGTTTCTTTTACGTCTATCGCAGAAGTCGAGGAAAGAGTGAAAGAGATCAAAAAAATCAATCCAGGAGTCGTCGTTTCGGTTCGACTTATCCTGGATCCCCAGTCCGAGGAAAACGTGGTCGCGCTGGAAGGGGCCGGAATCGAGGTGCTTCACCTCTTGGCGGATGAAAGGGGAAGGGAGCGCCAGACTTCTTCACCCCGCTTTATCAAAGATTTGATCCGCAGTATCCATCTTCGTTTGGTAACGGAAGAAAAAAGAGACGGATTGAGCTTAATCTTCGGAGGTGGAATCGCCATGGCTGAACACGTGGCCAAGGCGATCATCTGCGGGACAGATGCCGTTTCCATTGCAATTCCCTTTCTCTTAGCCTGGGAATGCCGGTTATGCGGAAAATGTGGCCGGGGAATGAGTTGCCCGGTGGAAGTGGAGAAGATTGACCCCGATTGGGGCCGACAGAGAATCACGAACTTGATAGCCGCCTGGCACGGACAACTCCTCGAGGTTTTGGGGGCGATGGGCCTGCGAGATATCCGCCGACTTCGGGGGGAAGTGGGCCGGGCGATTTTTCTGGAAGAGATTGAAAAGGAAACCTTCAGCCAGATATTCGGTGAACCCGTCAAAAAATCTGCGCTGAGAGAAGAGATTATTCATGCCCTGGCCTCCTGA
- a CDS encoding hydrogenase iron-sulfur subunit, with the protein MQETKVALTIFFCHHQAERITPILKELNGSGCIDLKKIALPCSGKLEVFYVTKALEKGADGVAIFGCLEGRCHYIVGSQRAMGRVRYTQRILSAISIEEDRVHRFILEDNIQQEGIEAFSRWVRNIQSKGSLSCKSLNPRTLESF; encoded by the coding sequence ATGCAGGAAACCAAGGTAGCATTGACCATTTTCTTTTGTCACCATCAGGCGGAGAGGATCACCCCGATCTTAAAAGAATTGAACGGATCGGGTTGTATCGACCTTAAGAAAATCGCCTTGCCCTGTTCCGGGAAGTTGGAAGTCTTTTACGTAACCAAAGCTTTGGAAAAGGGGGCGGATGGAGTGGCGATTTTTGGATGCCTTGAAGGGAGATGCCACTACATAGTAGGCAGTCAAAGAGCAATGGGTAGGGTTCGTTATACCCAAAGAATTTTGAGCGCCATTAGCATAGAAGAAGATCGCGTGCACCGGTTTATCTTGGAAGATAATATTCAGCAGGAAGGAATAGAGGCGTTTTCGAGATGGGTTAGAAACATCCAATCCAAGGGTTCCCTTTCCTGTAAAAGCCTGAACCCTCGAACCCTGGAATCCTTCTGA